CGCCGCGCACCATTTTGGCTTTGTCATCTTTGGCGACGGTGCGAAAACCGAAATGTGTCGTATCTTGATCAGACATGTCTTAGTCTCTCTTATCAGAAGTGGCGAGAAAATAGCCTATGGAGTTTGTTTAGGCTAGTGTTAATGAGCGAAACCGGAGGATTAAAAAGTGCCTGAATTGCCCGAAGTCGAAACCGTTCGTCTAGGCTTGCTTCCTGCTCTTGAAGGGCAGGTGATTACGGATGTGATTGTGCGCAGGCGTGATTTGCGCACGGCAGTGCCAGAAGATTTCGAAGACCGGGTGCGTGGGCAAAAGGTCTTGAACCTGTCCCGGCGCTCTAAATACGTGTTGATTGAACTGGAAAGTGGTGAGCAGATTATCATTCATTTGGGCATGTCGGGACGTATCCGTATTGAACAAGGCAATCCGCCGGAGCCTGATAAACACGACCATATCGAATTTATAACCGATTCGCGCAAATGCATCCGTTTTGGTGATCCACGCCGTTTTGGGTTTGTTGATTTAATCAAACCGGGCAAACTGGAGGACTATTCTTCTATCGTCAAATTGGGACCGGAGCCCTTGAGTGAAGATTTTCATGCAG
This sequence is a window from Terasakiella sp. SH-1. Protein-coding genes within it:
- the mutM gene encoding bifunctional DNA-formamidopyrimidine glycosylase/DNA-(apurinic or apyrimidinic site) lyase, which produces MPELPEVETVRLGLLPALEGQVITDVIVRRRDLRTAVPEDFEDRVRGQKVLNLSRRSKYVLIELESGEQIIIHLGMSGRIRIEQGNPPEPDKHDHIEFITDSRKCIRFGDPRRFGFVDLIKPGKLEDYSSIVKLGPEPLSEDFHAGLLHQKLSGKTTTMKAALMDQRIVAGLGNIYVNEALHRARVSPKKLAGKLSRPKAEKLVEVIKEVLKEAIAAGGSSLKDHRQTDGELGYFQHSFQVYGREGELCSLCQKNEIKRIVQQGRSTFYCSKCQQ